In a single window of the Candidatus Poribacteria bacterium genome:
- a CDS encoding DNA-processing protein DprA yields MDMTHSKKNTTLEYWLALASVEGLGSVRIRRLIARFGSVQAIFEAELPEIARLPSFNPVLASRILTVSGNFPTFRERLDALENQDVRVMCLEDPDYPAPLKNLPDAPGILCRVGTLTGIGDRCVSIVGSQKPSIEGIELTLSLATQLALAGFTVVSGLATGIDTYAHSGALAGMGKTIGVVGTDLSSIYPGRNNPLAMKIYEHGCLFSEHPFPTAPSPGNLVQRNRIISGLSIATIVIEARKTGGAMHTARYAQRQDRSVLACRWDTGHTQREGPQELIGTGAFPFAPTEVDKVIDVLTHPERLETYVSGTISEQMGLFEE; encoded by the coding sequence ATGGATATGACGCATTCAAAAAAGAACACCACTCTTGAATATTGGTTGGCACTTGCCTCCGTTGAGGGACTCGGTAGCGTGCGGATTAGACGGCTGATAGCACGCTTCGGTAGTGTGCAGGCAATTTTTGAAGCGGAACTCCCCGAAATTGCGCGATTGCCTTCCTTCAACCCTGTTCTCGCATCTCGGATACTCACAGTATCCGGGAACTTTCCGACCTTTCGTGAGAGACTCGATGCTCTCGAAAATCAGGATGTCAGGGTAATGTGCCTTGAAGATCCAGACTATCCAGCCCCTCTCAAAAATCTGCCCGACGCTCCGGGAATCCTCTGTAGGGTCGGGACGTTAACAGGCATCGGTGATCGATGTGTTTCGATTGTGGGGAGTCAGAAACCGAGCATAGAAGGAATTGAACTGACGCTTTCGCTGGCGACACAACTCGCGCTTGCCGGATTCACGGTTGTCAGTGGATTAGCAACGGGTATTGATACGTATGCCCACTCGGGTGCGCTCGCGGGTATGGGAAAGACGATTGGCGTTGTCGGAACGGATCTGTCTTCTATCTATCCCGGACGGAACAATCCACTCGCAATGAAAATTTATGAGCATGGTTGTCTGTTTTCAGAGCATCCATTCCCGACTGCCCCGTCACCGGGCAACCTTGTGCAGAGAAACCGTATTATCAGCGGTCTTTCTATAGCAACCATTGTAATTGAAGCGCGAAAGACTGGGGGTGCGATGCATACAGCACGGTATGCGCAGCGTCAGGACAGATCGGTTCTGGCATGTCGCTGGGATACAGGGCACACGCAACGGGAAGGACCTCAAGAGTTGATAGGGACAGGCGCGTTTCCTTTCGCACCGACCGAAGTTGACAAGGTGATTGATGTGCTAACGCATCCAGAACGGCTTGAAACGTATGTGAGTGGAACAATCAGCGAACAGATGGGATTGTTTGAAGAGTAG
- a CDS encoding zf-HC2 domain-containing protein, translated as MRLKCEKIGRLLSDYIDGTLSERQNSKVALHLRSCGLCKREVVALKKTNHLLENFYVEPEASDAYYARFTTQLQHRIEQSAPTALHQRIFAVATRLGWHLLTQFHRGIDHSRLGGLFSIRQHVFPYYIFGLTLTMLVVASLLLIQVSTHDDGSHVLSRLYAATKIRFFSVDSPISVQPTAALAIKQDTTGTQPTGIRRNVSSGRPTEPPAIDSGSDVWVFTDEPMTEGYIFTTLQEDDSDTIPSVALDIDSELLAYAEIPAQGAFWARLTGRDVLTESRYALLLLQGMDEQHALQQYERKWNGSKGFSQKLLDVPLETLSISEVYDSREL; from the coding sequence ATGAGATTGAAGTGTGAAAAAATAGGACGCCTTTTATCCGACTATATAGATGGAACGCTTTCCGAACGGCAGAACAGCAAAGTCGCATTGCATCTCCGCTCTTGCGGATTGTGCAAACGAGAAGTCGTAGCCCTGAAGAAAACGAACCACCTCCTCGAAAACTTTTACGTTGAACCGGAGGCATCCGATGCCTATTACGCCCGGTTTACAACGCAACTCCAGCATCGTATTGAACAGAGCGCGCCAACTGCCCTCCATCAACGTATCTTCGCAGTTGCTACGCGTTTGGGGTGGCATCTACTTACCCAGTTTCATCGTGGTATTGATCATTCGCGTTTAGGCGGGCTTTTCTCCATAAGGCAACACGTTTTTCCGTATTACATATTCGGGTTAACACTGACGATGTTAGTTGTTGCGTCGCTTCTGCTTATCCAAGTATCAACACACGATGATGGTAGTCATGTGCTTAGTCGCCTATATGCAGCGACGAAAATTCGGTTCTTCTCTGTCGATTCACCTATCTCCGTTCAACCTACCGCAGCACTTGCTATCAAACAGGATACGACTGGTACTCAACCGACTGGCATTCGTCGCAATGTCAGTAGTGGGCGTCCGACAGAACCCCCTGCTATTGATTCAGGTTCTGATGTCTGGGTATTCACCGATGAACCGATGACAGAAGGATACATCTTCACTACACTTCAAGAAGATGATTCTGATACAATACCGAGTGTCGCGTTAGACATTGACTCGGAATTACTCGCTTATGCCGAAATTCCGGCGCAGGGTGCGTTCTGGGCACGTCTCACGGGTCGCGATGTATTAACTGAAAGTAGGTATGCCCTGCTCTTATTGCAGGGTATGGATGAACAGCATGCACTCCAACAATACGAACGGAAGTGGAATGGATCCAAAGGTTTTTCACAGAAATTGTTGGATGTGCCGTTGGAAACATTGTCTATTTCAGAAGTCTACGATTCCAGAGAGTTGTAG
- a CDS encoding sigma-70 family RNA polymerase sigma factor produces MERTEALLIADLCEGDETALAPLVEKYKRTVYRLAMQITKNHADADDVMQETFIKVYRSIRTFRKDAAFETWLYRITVNEALNFVKRRERQRVSTLETASESEYEAVTRYRAQVANDPHAHAEKAELRHHVTKAVNSLSLKHRTVVILHEFEGLTHAEIAAILNCSEGTVRSRLHYARKKLRTLLKPYVDASNV; encoded by the coding sequence GTGGAAAGAACTGAAGCCTTGCTCATTGCCGATCTTTGTGAAGGTGACGAGACAGCATTGGCACCGTTGGTGGAAAAATATAAGCGGACGGTCTACCGTCTCGCGATGCAGATCACCAAGAACCACGCGGATGCCGATGATGTTATGCAAGAGACCTTTATTAAGGTGTACCGCTCAATTCGGACGTTTCGGAAGGATGCAGCCTTTGAGACGTGGCTCTACCGAATAACGGTCAATGAAGCACTGAACTTTGTCAAACGTAGAGAGCGGCAGCGAGTGTCTACACTTGAGACGGCATCGGAATCGGAATATGAGGCGGTCACGCGATACCGCGCCCAGGTCGCCAATGATCCGCATGCCCATGCTGAAAAGGCTGAATTGCGACATCACGTCACAAAGGCAGTCAATAGTCTCTCACTGAAGCATCGGACAGTTGTTATTCTTCATGAATTTGAAGGGTTAACGCACGCGGAGATCGCTGCAATCCTCAATTGCTCCGAAGGCACAGTCCGCTCCCGCTTGCATTATGCGCGCAAAAAGCTCCGAACCTTGCTCAAACCTTACGTAGATGCGAGTAATGTTTAG
- a CDS encoding alanine--glyoxylate aminotransferase family protein has translation MSKEPAKTVYDELIVSPRVLLGPGPSEANARVLKAMTTPMLGYLDTEFVQVMDDTVGLLRRVFGTENRLTLPVSGTGTAGMEAALANVVEPGDGVVVGVKGYFGERIADIAARCGGVVTRVEAEWGTHIPAEKIAEAVAKVSTPKLVALVHGETSTGILQPLKDAVEIAHQSGALFLADCVTSLGGQPVDIDALGIDIAYSCTQKCLAGPPGLSPISFSDRAVEVIRNRKTSIQSFYLDMTLLENYWHGEQRSYHHTVSISLIYALREALRVVLEEGLDARYKRHVHNARALLAGAKAIGLQPAAEEGYRAPMLTTLSIPDGIDDVTIRKRLISDYGIEIGAGLGVFAGKAWRIGLMGESSNERNVMLVLSALEKLLIESGHNVERGVAVHAAAQVYSG, from the coding sequence ATGTCTAAGGAGCCTGCGAAAACAGTGTATGATGAATTAATAGTGTCACCGCGCGTGCTGCTCGGTCCGGGACCGAGTGAAGCCAATGCGCGGGTTCTTAAAGCGATGACAACCCCGATGTTGGGGTATTTAGATACCGAATTTGTCCAGGTGATGGATGACACGGTTGGCTTACTCCGCCGAGTCTTTGGCACTGAAAATAGGCTGACGCTCCCGGTCTCCGGCACGGGTACCGCCGGAATGGAAGCAGCGCTTGCTAATGTTGTTGAACCCGGTGATGGTGTCGTTGTTGGTGTCAAAGGGTATTTCGGCGAGCGAATAGCCGATATCGCCGCTCGGTGCGGCGGCGTGGTGACAAGGGTAGAAGCGGAATGGGGTACACATATCCCTGCCGAAAAAATCGCTGAAGCGGTTGCGAAAGTGTCTACCCCAAAACTGGTTGCGTTGGTACACGGGGAGACCTCTACCGGTATCCTGCAACCCCTGAAAGATGCCGTTGAGATTGCTCACCAAAGCGGTGCCCTTTTCCTCGCAGACTGTGTGACCAGTCTCGGAGGACAACCTGTAGATATAGATGCTCTCGGTATTGACATTGCGTATAGTTGTACCCAAAAATGTCTCGCCGGTCCGCCCGGACTCTCACCTATCAGTTTTAGTGATCGTGCCGTTGAGGTCATTCGGAACCGAAAAACATCTATCCAGAGTTTCTATCTCGATATGACGCTCCTCGAAAACTATTGGCACGGCGAGCAGCGGAGTTATCATCACACTGTTTCGATATCCCTTATCTATGCCTTGCGGGAAGCATTGCGTGTTGTCTTGGAAGAGGGGTTGGATGCCCGCTACAAACGGCATGTGCACAATGCCCGCGCACTTCTCGCGGGGGCAAAAGCGATCGGTCTGCAACCTGCAGCCGAAGAGGGCTACCGCGCCCCAATGCTCACTACCTTAAGCATTCCTGACGGTATTGACGATGTGACGATTCGGAAACGCCTCATCTCGGACTACGGCATAGAAATCGGTGCGGGCTTGGGTGTCTTTGCTGGAAAGGCGTGGCGAATTGGGCTGATGGGTGAATCTTCAAACGAACGGAATGTTATGCTCGTCCTGAGTGCGTTAGAGAAACTTCTCATTGAGTCGGGACATAACGTGGAGCGTGGTGTAGCTGTTCACGCCGCTGCACAAGTCTATTCGGGATAA
- the guaA gene encoding glutamine-hydrolyzing GMP synthase, which translates to MTNTNDTNTASTQQETILILDFGSQYTQLIARRIREQNIYCEIYPHTLPLSQIEAIAPKGIILSGGPASVYEADAPKIDPKLFELETPILGICYGMQLMAALLAGGKVHPATQREYGHAPLQVLDATDPLFAGLSSRFSAWMSHGDRIEAPPVGFQTIAQTQNAPIAAMADPARAFYGLQFHPEVEHTEDADQILGNFTRRICGCRNAWTMRAFIARATTQIQERVGNERVLCAVSGGIDSMVLATLLHQAIGDALVPVFVDNGLLRKNEAAEVLKTCEQLGIPLVIVDAVEPFLNGLAGVTDPEKKRKVIGAQFIETFKATVQELGHRFRFLAQGTLYPDVIESISVKGPSATIKTHHNVGGLPSDMPFELLEPFRELFKDEVRAVGAELNVPAQVLGRHPFPGPGLAVRILGEVTHERLEVLRSADAIFIAEIKKAGLYDDIWQALVVLLPVKSVGVMGDARTYENTVALRAVTSSDAMTADWARIPTDVLAKISNRIINEVQGINRVVYDISSKPPSTIEWE; encoded by the coding sequence ATGACGAACACCAACGACACAAACACAGCATCCACACAGCAAGAGACTATCCTCATTTTGGATTTCGGGTCGCAGTACACGCAGCTTATTGCCCGACGCATCCGTGAGCAAAACATCTACTGCGAAATTTATCCACACACGCTACCTCTTTCGCAGATAGAAGCCATTGCCCCAAAGGGAATTATTCTCAGCGGCGGACCCGCAAGCGTCTACGAGGCTGATGCCCCAAAAATTGATCCAAAACTCTTCGAGTTGGAAACCCCCATATTGGGTATCTGTTATGGTATGCAACTCATGGCGGCCCTGTTGGCAGGTGGAAAGGTCCATCCAGCGACACAACGAGAATACGGGCACGCACCCCTCCAGGTGCTTGACGCCACCGATCCACTCTTCGCAGGACTTTCCTCACGGTTTTCTGCTTGGATGAGCCACGGTGATCGTATTGAGGCACCTCCCGTTGGATTCCAGACAATCGCACAAACACAGAACGCTCCCATCGCTGCTATGGCGGATCCCGCACGCGCGTTTTACGGATTGCAATTCCATCCTGAGGTTGAACATACCGAGGATGCCGATCAGATTTTGGGGAATTTCACGCGGCGCATCTGTGGATGTCGTAACGCTTGGACAATGCGTGCCTTCATCGCCCGTGCCACAACACAAATACAGGAGCGAGTCGGAAATGAACGCGTCCTATGTGCTGTTAGCGGAGGTATTGATTCAATGGTGCTGGCGACGCTTTTACATCAGGCGATTGGAGACGCACTTGTACCCGTATTTGTTGACAATGGTCTCCTCCGGAAAAACGAAGCCGCTGAAGTGCTCAAAACCTGTGAGCAACTCGGAATTCCTCTCGTCATTGTTGACGCGGTGGAGCCGTTTCTTAACGGTTTGGCGGGAGTGACGGATCCAGAAAAGAAGCGAAAGGTGATTGGGGCACAGTTCATCGAAACTTTCAAAGCAACGGTGCAAGAATTAGGACACCGCTTCCGATTTCTCGCGCAAGGTACTCTCTATCCCGACGTTATAGAGAGTATCTCTGTGAAGGGACCGTCCGCTACAATTAAAACCCACCATAATGTCGGCGGGCTTCCATCCGACATGCCGTTTGAACTGCTTGAACCTTTCAGGGAGCTTTTCAAGGACGAGGTGCGGGCGGTTGGAGCAGAACTAAACGTGCCAGCGCAGGTCCTTGGGCGACACCCATTTCCTGGACCAGGACTTGCTGTCCGCATTCTGGGCGAGGTTACGCACGAACGTTTAGAAGTGCTCCGTTCAGCAGATGCTATCTTTATCGCTGAAATCAAGAAAGCGGGGTTGTACGACGACATTTGGCAGGCTTTGGTTGTTCTTTTGCCCGTCAAAAGTGTTGGCGTGATGGGCGACGCGCGGACGTATGAAAACACAGTCGCACTCCGCGCCGTCACGAGTAGTGATGCAATGACGGCGGACTGGGCGCGCATACCGACCGATGTGCTCGCCAAAATCTCCAACCGTATCATCAATGAAGTGCAGGGCATCAACCGTGTCGTCTACGATATTAGTTCAAAACCACCCAGCACGATTGAATGGGAATAG
- a CDS encoding tetratricopeptide repeat protein: MNPRILGIIGGLALIVALLSPFMMGSSKKVEQLFQSAEDLYGQADYEGAIGKYTEALEESTKRGVKTEVIDKDFPTLANYKIAVSYSRLAEQSGDVNHYDTAIEYIEKVAPTATIPKHQEGLTYLWGHILYRTEQFELAEPKFTQLIENFPNSLFVENAWYAIGQLNYKLQNYEDSRQAFKAVLDGFPNSDFKDDAQHLIAQSFLNESNYEQAYQEFDKIATEEFKNYPDLQAEAMYKAAYSLNQLGRDDESIGRYTNFITQFPESQYVTAAYFDQGAIYARQKDYDNARVNYELALQNTADRTLQSEIQSAIGRTYFDQGDYENAIVSYQTLLEEYPESDFIAEAKLGIADSHFRLENWSEATSAYQRVINEHEEATDFIPYCSYQIGEAYYKLGSDQVKAGDAETGMGTLELALQWYQKTVDDYPQDPVAPHALYGAIWALNDLGRKDELETIAREFIEKNKNDNEFDILAAEVQLRFADIKRTEFKQYIEAAEEYAKLWDYRPLPKFHLVKLMGKFFEGRSYYEAAKPEGYQEGDADANFNADYLGKSVSAYQEAIAMFTDDAFLPGVAEERYDDFSERIAQVEACIMNEALSHEMLGDWTQARDRYASIPETSEYYERALLLVANSHVKEGDKEGAISYYNSILDKLADADNRSLAEIKLADLLRAEERFEEAAVQYQAVVDGNPTGEYADDALYLVGLCYYQAASENPALLESSEAAFKRVIADYADSPNAVEAYYGLALAYRDAAQKQDDTEKWPLILQLADEANDKYASSDNELVLKTLGHIDLIKATAIENTGEEVDVDALVASLKRIVDNTGAPEEARSRSQLKIGHTYYSAKRYDEALAEYLLFVQTFPNSELAPNAQYQAAVCHYQIAQSATDAGSKQLSLQNAVSAAEKVSTLTEDANNLISANYTAGLALLGLEDNKGAADAFKAVTALEGQTEDEARKSLIFQAHSRLAELNGTLGDHAGSVQEYQYIIENTEEADMKGRSYFAMAFAQEEQLKTYQDALMSYQNAIELVEDDLVKAQSYYRIGLIYQDQLKQPSKALETFQTLIGEYSGSANTNVASMVADAGIRRSTLYVELGRLDEAITEAVEALDRTKGNPNASVAEKAAAQYNLGFLYSDKARSLFSTEAGTDLKPYIDASRNAAGAFFEVASIAAPVEKADKQTVIPYVQNSLFQSGQIYYSVGIGVKLPQDLVSALSPLTTFVSYVDKGLFPKSDALRKNTETALNYTAASNFELGRMQVGMDGEMSEKAVSYFTAAGDVFRDMVRRYPSANDAAFWQYHVGESYYAAQQFEKAITEYEKVRTVNKTHKSAAESLYAISTCAQLLSEAAEKAGDEDAKQRWYDRLFEANEVLAAEYPNSQYTADALINIGNKYYNAGSETELEQAERIRLYQMAIENYQKAINTPGIGGESKSTAQGYLNDTANALAFYEYEVATDLLNESKLARGEEQKPAVEAAIAEYQKIIEAYPGTKYADLGLVQIGEAYMVLADSDDAYFNDALDYFNRLWAKYETTPPVDTKVNQALTYAISQVQTIISYMQSNNLEIRGGAGAGAGGGGGGE; encoded by the coding sequence ATGAACCCAAGGATTTTGGGCATTATTGGTGGTCTCGCCTTAATAGTTGCACTCCTTTCACCTTTTATGATGGGTAGTTCCAAAAAGGTGGAGCAACTCTTCCAATCCGCTGAAGACCTATATGGACAGGCAGATTATGAAGGCGCAATTGGAAAGTATACCGAGGCACTCGAAGAATCAACAAAGCGGGGTGTGAAAACCGAAGTCATTGACAAGGATTTCCCCACCCTCGCCAATTATAAGATCGCGGTTAGCTACTCGCGTCTCGCTGAACAATCAGGCGATGTAAATCACTACGACACTGCGATCGAATACATTGAAAAGGTTGCTCCGACGGCAACCATTCCCAAACATCAAGAGGGGTTAACCTACCTCTGGGGACACATCCTCTATCGGACAGAGCAATTTGAATTGGCGGAACCGAAGTTCACACAGCTCATTGAGAACTTCCCGAACAGCCTTTTCGTCGAAAACGCTTGGTACGCTATCGGGCAGTTGAACTATAAACTGCAGAACTACGAGGACTCCCGACAGGCATTTAAAGCGGTTCTTGATGGTTTCCCAAACTCCGATTTTAAAGATGATGCACAGCACCTGATCGCGCAATCGTTCCTCAATGAATCCAACTACGAGCAAGCGTATCAGGAATTCGATAAAATCGCTACAGAGGAATTCAAGAACTACCCGGATCTGCAAGCCGAAGCGATGTATAAAGCGGCTTATAGCTTGAACCAACTCGGTAGAGATGATGAATCGATCGGTCGGTATACGAACTTCATCACGCAGTTCCCGGAAAGCCAATATGTCACGGCGGCATACTTCGATCAAGGTGCGATTTACGCTCGTCAGAAGGACTATGACAACGCGCGTGTGAACTACGAGTTGGCACTGCAAAACACTGCAGATCGCACACTTCAATCGGAAATTCAGTCTGCCATCGGACGTACCTATTTCGATCAAGGAGACTATGAAAACGCCATTGTTTCCTATCAGACCCTCCTTGAAGAATACCCGGAGAGCGACTTCATCGCGGAAGCGAAACTTGGTATTGCCGATAGCCATTTCCGCTTAGAGAATTGGAGTGAGGCAACCTCAGCGTATCAACGTGTTATTAATGAACACGAAGAAGCCACCGATTTTATTCCCTACTGCTCCTATCAGATTGGGGAAGCTTACTACAAACTCGGCAGCGATCAAGTAAAGGCTGGGGACGCTGAAACCGGAATGGGAACGCTTGAACTCGCGCTCCAATGGTATCAAAAAACGGTTGACGACTATCCGCAGGATCCAGTTGCTCCGCACGCGCTCTACGGCGCAATTTGGGCACTCAACGATCTCGGACGCAAAGATGAGTTGGAAACAATCGCCCGCGAGTTTATCGAGAAGAACAAAAACGATAACGAGTTCGATATCCTCGCAGCTGAGGTTCAACTCCGTTTCGCCGACATCAAACGGACTGAATTTAAACAGTACATTGAAGCAGCGGAAGAATATGCGAAATTGTGGGATTACCGTCCCCTACCGAAGTTCCATCTCGTCAAGTTGATGGGTAAATTCTTTGAAGGACGTTCCTACTACGAAGCTGCCAAACCCGAAGGTTATCAGGAAGGCGATGCAGACGCGAACTTCAACGCGGATTACCTTGGGAAGTCTGTTTCGGCGTATCAGGAAGCGATCGCCATGTTTACTGACGATGCCTTCCTCCCAGGGGTCGCCGAGGAACGTTACGATGACTTCAGTGAGCGTATTGCTCAAGTGGAAGCGTGTATCATGAACGAAGCACTTTCTCATGAAATGCTTGGTGACTGGACGCAAGCACGCGACCGTTACGCATCTATTCCTGAAACGAGTGAATACTACGAACGCGCACTCCTTCTCGTTGCAAACAGTCATGTCAAGGAAGGCGATAAAGAGGGTGCGATTAGTTACTACAACAGTATTTTAGACAAGCTTGCCGATGCTGACAACCGTTCGTTGGCAGAGATTAAACTCGCTGACCTGCTTCGTGCAGAGGAACGGTTTGAAGAAGCCGCCGTTCAGTATCAAGCTGTGGTTGATGGGAATCCGACTGGTGAATACGCAGACGATGCGCTCTACCTCGTCGGACTTTGCTATTACCAAGCCGCTTCTGAAAATCCGGCACTCTTGGAATCCTCCGAAGCGGCGTTCAAACGGGTAATCGCCGACTATGCCGATAGTCCCAACGCTGTTGAAGCGTATTACGGCTTGGCACTCGCCTATCGCGATGCGGCACAGAAACAGGACGATACGGAAAAATGGCCCCTCATCCTGCAACTCGCCGACGAAGCAAACGATAAATATGCATCCAGTGACAATGAGCTCGTTCTCAAGACACTCGGACATATCGACTTGATTAAAGCCACTGCTATTGAAAACACCGGTGAAGAGGTCGATGTCGATGCGCTCGTGGCTTCGCTGAAGCGAATTGTTGATAACACAGGTGCGCCAGAAGAAGCTCGCAGCCGTTCGCAACTGAAGATCGGGCATACTTACTATAGTGCGAAACGCTATGATGAAGCACTGGCGGAATATCTCCTCTTTGTGCAAACTTTCCCGAATAGTGAACTCGCACCGAACGCGCAGTATCAAGCAGCAGTCTGTCATTATCAGATCGCGCAATCTGCGACGGATGCAGGTAGCAAGCAGTTGAGCCTGCAGAACGCTGTAAGTGCGGCGGAAAAAGTATCAACGCTGACAGAGGATGCGAACAACCTCATCAGTGCTAACTACACTGCGGGTTTAGCGTTGCTCGGCCTTGAGGACAACAAAGGTGCTGCAGACGCATTCAAAGCGGTTACAGCATTAGAAGGACAGACCGAAGACGAGGCGCGCAAGTCGCTTATTTTCCAAGCACACTCCCGGCTTGCTGAACTCAACGGAACTCTCGGCGACCACGCCGGATCGGTGCAAGAGTATCAATACATTATTGAGAACACCGAAGAGGCAGACATGAAGGGACGTTCCTACTTCGCAATGGCATTTGCACAAGAGGAGCAACTGAAAACTTATCAGGACGCATTGATGAGTTACCAGAACGCCATTGAGTTAGTAGAAGACGATCTCGTTAAAGCGCAATCCTACTATCGGATTGGTCTGATTTACCAAGACCAGTTGAAACAACCGTCTAAGGCGTTGGAAACCTTCCAAACCCTTATCGGAGAATATAGCGGTTCAGCCAACACAAATGTCGCCTCAATGGTAGCAGACGCTGGCATTCGTCGTTCAACCCTCTACGTTGAATTGGGACGCTTAGATGAAGCAATCACCGAAGCGGTTGAAGCCCTTGATCGGACGAAAGGGAACCCGAACGCGAGTGTGGCAGAGAAAGCCGCTGCGCAATATAACCTCGGTTTCCTCTACTCCGACAAAGCGCGTTCCCTCTTCTCCACAGAGGCAGGCACAGACCTGAAACCCTACATTGACGCGAGTCGCAACGCCGCAGGGGCATTCTTCGAAGTCGCTTCGATCGCAGCACCGGTTGAAAAGGCGGACAAACAGACGGTCATCCCGTATGTTCAGAATTCACTGTTCCAATCCGGTCAGATTTACTATTCTGTCGGTATTGGCGTGAAACTTCCGCAAGACCTCGTCAGTGCGCTGAGCCCGCTCACGACGTTCGTGAGTTACGTCGATAAGGGACTCTTCCCGAAATCGGATGCACTCCGTAAGAACACGGAAACCGCACTGAACTATACAGCCGCTTCGAACTTTGAACTCGGACGGATGCAAGTAGGCATGGACGGAGAGATGTCTGAAAAAGCGGTCAGTTACTTCACTGCCGCTGGTGATGTCTTCCGTGATATGGTGCGTCGTTATCCGAGTGCTAACGATGCTGCTTTCTGGCAGTATCACGTCGGCGAATCCTACTACGCCGCGCAACAGTTTGAGAAAGCGATTACCGAATACGAGAAGGTGCGCACTGTGAATAAGACCCACAAGAGTGCTGCTGAATCGTTGTATGCTATCTCAACATGTGCGCAACTTCTCAGTGAAGCCGCTGAAAAGGCGGGCGATGAGGATGCAAAACAGCGCTGGTATGATCGACTCTTTGAGGCGAACGAAGTTCTCGCCGCTGAGTATCCGAACAGTCAGTACACTGCTGATGCGCTTATTAATATTGGCAACAAGTACTACAACGCAGGCTCCGAAACTGAGCTGGAGCAAGCGGAACGGATCCGTCTCTATCAGATGGCGATAGAAAACTATCAGAAAGCGATCAATACGCCCGGTATCGGTGGGGAGTCAAAATCGACTGCCCAAGGCTATCTCAACGACACTGCGAACGCGCTTGCTTTCTACGAGTATGAAGTCGCAACGGATCTGCTGAATGAATCGAAACTCGCGAGGGGTGAAGAGCAGAAACCTGCTGTCGAAGCCGCCATTGCTGAGTATCAGAAGATCATTGAAGCATATCCGGGAACCAAGTATGCAGACCTCGGTCTCGTGCAGATTGGTGAGGCATACATGGTGTTAGCCGATAGCGACGATGCGTATTTCAACGATGCGTTGGATTACTTCAACCGTTTATGGGCAAAATATGAAACAACGCCGCCTGTAGACACAAAGGTCAACCAGGCACTCACCTATGCAATCAGCCAAGTCCAGACGATTATAAGCTACATGCAGTCGAATAATCTGGAAATTCGTGGTGGTGCTGGTGCCGGTGCTGGTGGCGGTGGTGGTGGTGAGTAA